The sequence CTTTGGTACGTTCGCGTTATCAGGATAATATCAAGCAAGATGCACAGCGTGAAGCGATACAGGATATGTTGCAGGCTGCGTTAAAAGAATTAAATATTGCTGCACAACAAGTAATTGGTGATCCTATTATTACAAAATTTAATGAAAATACTGACGATATTGATGTGGAAATTAAGATTTCTTTGATACCAGAAATCAATCTAGATAATATTGAACAGTGCATTCCTGAAGTAAAACTCCCAAAAATTACACAAAAAGATATTGATGCAAGAGCAGAAGATATTGCTAAGCGTGAAGCTCCGTTAATCAATGCAGCAAAGACAAAAAAACTTGAGAATGGTGATAGTGCTGTATTTGACTTTGAAGGCTTTGTAGATAATAAAGCATTTGAAGGTGGTAAGGCAGAAAATTTTGAACTTGTGATTGGAAGTGGGCAGTTTATTCCAGGATTTGAAGATTCTATGTTGGGAATGAAGGCTGGTGAAGAAAAAGATATTAAGGTAACTTTTCCGGAAAATTATCAAGCAAAGCATCTAGCTGGTAAAGAAGCGGTATTTAAAATTAAGCTTCATACAATTAAGGTGCGTGATAAAGTAGAGTTAAATGATGATTTGGCAAAGAAATTTATGCCTCAAAATCCTGAAGCGACTTTGAAAGATTTTATGGCAGAAGTAGAAAAACAATTACAATTTGAAGCAAAAACTAGGCTTTATAATGAAGAGTTGAAGGAAAAATTAGTAGAAAATTTTTTGAAAAATCTTGTTTTTGACCTTCCTGATCTGATTGTAGAACAAGAAATGGATCTTTTATTTAGAAACTCTTTAGGAACACTTAATGCTGAAGAATTAAAGGCGATTCAAGAGAGTGTAGAAAAGGCTAGAGAAAAAAGAGAAAGTTTTAGAGATGACGCACAAAAGAGTGTACGTGTAACATTTATTGTAGATAGCCTTGCCAAGCAAAAAGGAATTGTTGTCCAAGATAATGAGGTATTTCAAACATTATACTATGAAGCCATGATGATGGGAAAAAATCCTGAAGAAGTAATTGAATATTATAAAAATAATAATCTTTTTCCAGCAATTAAAATGGCTATGATTGAAGATAGAGTATTGCATCATTTATTGGATAGTAAAATTGATTCTGGAAAAAAACCTGATAGCAAGAGTGAAACCGTGCAAAAGTCTAAAAAAACTACTAAAAAGAAGGACGTTGAGTAATGAATTACATTCCTTATGTGATTGAAAAAACAGGAAAGGGTGAGAGAAGTTATGATATTTATTCACGACTTCTCAAAGATAGAATTGTTCTTTTGAGTGGAGAAATTAATGATGCTGTAGCATCATCTATCGTCGCTCAGTTATTGTTTTTAGAAGCTGAAGATTCAGAAAAAGATATTTATTTATATATCAATTCTCCTGGTGGAGTAATTACAAGTGCTTTTAGTATTTATGATACTATGCATTACATTCGTCCTGATGTTGCGACAATATGTATTGGACAGGCTGCATCTGCCGGAGCTTTTTTATTGAGTTCTGGAGTAAAAGGTAAGCGTTATTCTTTACCAAATTCAAGAATTATGATTCATCAACCTTTAGGTGGTGCGCAAGGTCAAGCTACAGATATTGAAATACAGGCCAATGAGATTTTAAGATTAAAAAAGATTTTAAATGAAATTATGGCATCTAATACTGGACAAAGTCTTAAAAAAATTTCTCAAGATACCGAGAGGGATTTTTTTATGAGTGCTCTGGAAGCTAAAGAATATGGCATGATTGATCAAGTTTTAGAAAAGAGCTTAAAGTAATTAAAGAGAAAATATGTCAAAAAATAAAGATAAATTAGATTTTAGTAGTAATCCTTATTTTGGAGATATTGGTGCAAATATTAATATTGACGGAGAGGATAATGTTGTCGAGGAGCTTGAAAATCAGATTATTGATAAGGTGACTAAGATTGCAGAGAATGTGGCAAAAGAGATGAGTAAAGAATCTTTACCTCCATTACCCGCGAACTATCAAATGTATTTTGAGCGTTTATTGGAGAAAGAAGATGTTGGATCGCGTCAAAAGATACAAGCTTTGATTGATTTACAATCTAGCAATGAGGATAGAGTTGCATTTTTTGAAAAAACAGTTAAAGACGGCTTTAAAAATATTAAGCAAATTTTAGAACTTGTGGCACTGCTTTATAAAAACTTACAGGTTTCACAAAATGTTTCTGAAAAATATGTAAAAGATATTGCAAATATTGATAATAAGTTGGTATTTAACAATATGGTTAAATTGTTCCTAAAGGATTTATATTCTATTAAGGACAAAATAGATGGAGAACTTGAGAATCTAAAAAATATTTATCAGGATACGACAAAGATTATTAGTAGTATCAATGAAAACACAATTTATGATTCTCAATTTGGCGTTTATAATAAGCGATATTTTTTAACACTGATTGATAAGGAAAAAGAATTAATTGAAGAGTTTAATCATGAAAGCACAATGCTAACTTTAACATTATCCAAAAATATCATGAATGATGTGGCTAATAAAACCATTATGTTGATTTTGTTAAAAAGTATCGCTAAGCTTTTGTTAAAAACTTCAAGACGAAGTGATATTCTTGCTTATTTTGGTAATGGTATTTTTGCTATGGGATTAAAAAACTCAGATTTACAGAGTGCAAAAAAAGCTGCAGAAAGATTGATAGAAACAGCAAAATCTACAAATATTTTTTCTGATGGTAGAGATATTGTTTTGGAACTTGCCATTGGTGTTGCAAAAATTACTCCTAAAAAAACTACAGAAAATATTGTCCAATCTTCTTTAATAGCATTGAATTTGGCATTGGATGAAAAAGTTGAGTTCAAGATTTATCCTCAAGATGAAATAGAGTAAGATAAAATGGCTATTTTGGAAGTTTTGTCTTATCCTAATGATATTTTAAGAAAAAAGTCTAGTAAGGTTGAAAAATTTGATTCTGAACTTCATATGTTGCTAGATGATATGTATGAAACCATGATGCAGCGAGATGGCGTAGGGCTTGCTGCAGTGCAAGTTGGTGTATTACAGCGAGTTTTGCTAGTCAATATTCCTCGAGAGGAGGATGGTAAGCAATATAAAGAAGATTTATATGAAATTATTAATCCTGTGATTTTGCACAAAAGTGATGAGATTTATTGGGATGAGGGATGTTTATCTGTCCCGGGTTTTTATGAAAAAGTTAAGCGATATAAAAATATATCTTTAGGCTACCAAGATAGATTTGGTAATGAGAAGGTATTAAAGGCTGAAGGGTTTTTGGCAGTGGCATTTCAGCATGAAATGGATCATTTAGAAGGAATTTTATTTATAGATAAGCTTTCAATTCTCAAAAGAAAAAAATTTGAGAAAGAGCTAAAAAAAGCAAAAACAAGTTAGTCTTAAGCAATGGTACAAAAAATTTATTGTGCGACTAAATTTGGACTACATGCAAGTATAGTAGAGGTTGAAGTTTCTTTCAATAGAGCATTGCCAGCTTTTGTTATTTCTGGTTTGGCAAGTAATGCAATTCAAGAATCTAAACAACGAGTACATTCAGCACTTCTCTCTTGCGGTTTTGCCTTTCCTCCATTAAAAATTATCATTAATCTATCTCCATCGGATTTACCCAAATATGGAAGTCATTTTGATTTGCCGATTGCATTGTTGGTGGGTATGTATAAAGAAAAAGAAGAGCTTAAGCATCGATGGTTTGCATTTGGTGAATTGGGTTTAGATGGTGCATTAAAACATAGTAATAGTCTATTTGGAATTGTGCTGGATATTTTATTGCAAGAAAAAGATATTTGTATGATTTTGCCAAAAGAAAGTGAAAAATATTTTTCACTTATGCCAAATTTGCATTGCATGTATGCAGAAAATTTACAAGAAGCATTGGAGTTTTTAAGGGCAGATCAAAAACCAGATTCCAAACAAGTAGAACTGAATTTTCCTTTTTTGGAGATTGTTGGAGAAAAATATTATTATCAAGAGAAATTTTCTTTAGATTTTAAGGAAGTCAAGGGTCAGAGAATCGCAAAAAGAGCAGCCTTGATTGCTGCAAGTGGATTTCATAATATTGTTTTGGAAGGAAATCCAGGAAGTGGAAAAAGTATGATTGCAAAGCGTGTGCAATATATTTTACCACCTTTGACTTTGTATGATATTTTACACAATGCAAAAATAAATAGTTGGAATCAAGAAGAAATTAAATTGGTGCCACAAAGGAATTTTAAATCCCCTCATCAAAGTGCCTCAAAGGCAAGCATTATCGGATCTGCAGCAAATAAAGAGCCACGCCCAGGAGAAATTGCATTGGCACATTTAGGGGTATTGTTTTTTGATGAGTTGCCACATTTTTCTAAAGAAGTTTTGGAGGCATTAAGAGAACCTTTAGAGAATAATATTTTGGCGTTATCGCGAGTAAATTCTAAGGTGACTTATCCTACTTCATTTTTATTTATTGGTGCACAAAATCCTTGTCCTTGTGGGAATTTGCTAAGTACTAAAAATGAGTGTCGTTGTAGTGATAGAGAAATTGCAAAATATAAAAATCGTTTAAGTGAACCTTTTTTAGATAGGATTGATTTGTTTGTGCAAATGGAAGAAGAATATAGGGGAGAGGAAGCAACTATAAGTTCTTTAGAGATGCAAAAATCTGTATTTAGGGCATTTGTGATGCAAAAAAATAGAAAGCAAGAAAATTTTAATGGAAAAATGTCAGATGAAGAAATTGAAAAATTTTGTGTGCTAGATGAGCAGACGCAACAAATACTTTTGCAAGCTCAAGATCGTTTTGGATTATCAATGCGAAGTGTTAATAAAATAAAAAAAGTTGCACGCACAATTGCGGATTTAGAGGAAAAGGAACACATAGAAAAGAGACATGTTTTAGAAGCCTTAAGTTATAGAAGAATTTAAAAGTTTTTTGTAT is a genomic window of Helicobacter anatolicus containing:
- the def gene encoding peptide deformylase, with the protein product MAILEVLSYPNDILRKKSSKVEKFDSELHMLLDDMYETMMQRDGVGLAAVQVGVLQRVLLVNIPREEDGKQYKEDLYEIINPVILHKSDEIYWDEGCLSVPGFYEKVKRYKNISLGYQDRFGNEKVLKAEGFLAVAFQHEMDHLEGILFIDKLSILKRKKFEKELKKAKTS
- the tig gene encoding trigger factor, whose translation is MNLKTNKINSANVIASGTIALKDLENKIVKIATRLSKTLKIDGFRKGKVPLALVRSRYQDNIKQDAQREAIQDMLQAALKELNIAAQQVIGDPIITKFNENTDDIDVEIKISLIPEINLDNIEQCIPEVKLPKITQKDIDARAEDIAKREAPLINAAKTKKLENGDSAVFDFEGFVDNKAFEGGKAENFELVIGSGQFIPGFEDSMLGMKAGEEKDIKVTFPENYQAKHLAGKEAVFKIKLHTIKVRDKVELNDDLAKKFMPQNPEATLKDFMAEVEKQLQFEAKTRLYNEELKEKLVENFLKNLVFDLPDLIVEQEMDLLFRNSLGTLNAEELKAIQESVEKAREKRESFRDDAQKSVRVTFIVDSLAKQKGIVVQDNEVFQTLYYEAMMMGKNPEEVIEYYKNNNLFPAIKMAMIEDRVLHHLLDSKIDSGKKPDSKSETVQKSKKTTKKKDVE
- the clpP gene encoding ATP-dependent Clp endopeptidase proteolytic subunit ClpP; the encoded protein is MNYIPYVIEKTGKGERSYDIYSRLLKDRIVLLSGEINDAVASSIVAQLLFLEAEDSEKDIYLYINSPGGVITSAFSIYDTMHYIRPDVATICIGQAASAGAFLLSSGVKGKRYSLPNSRIMIHQPLGGAQGQATDIEIQANEILRLKKILNEIMASNTGQSLKKISQDTERDFFMSALEAKEYGMIDQVLEKSLK
- a CDS encoding YifB family Mg chelatase-like AAA ATPase — encoded protein: MVQKIYCATKFGLHASIVEVEVSFNRALPAFVISGLASNAIQESKQRVHSALLSCGFAFPPLKIIINLSPSDLPKYGSHFDLPIALLVGMYKEKEELKHRWFAFGELGLDGALKHSNSLFGIVLDILLQEKDICMILPKESEKYFSLMPNLHCMYAENLQEALEFLRADQKPDSKQVELNFPFLEIVGEKYYYQEKFSLDFKEVKGQRIAKRAALIAASGFHNIVLEGNPGSGKSMIAKRVQYILPPLTLYDILHNAKINSWNQEEIKLVPQRNFKSPHQSASKASIIGSAANKEPRPGEIALAHLGVLFFDELPHFSKEVLEALREPLENNILALSRVNSKVTYPTSFLFIGAQNPCPCGNLLSTKNECRCSDREIAKYKNRLSEPFLDRIDLFVQMEEEYRGEEATISSLEMQKSVFRAFVMQKNRKQENFNGKMSDEEIEKFCVLDEQTQQILLQAQDRFGLSMRSVNKIKKVARTIADLEEKEHIEKRHVLEALSYRRI
- a CDS encoding diguanylate cyclase; the protein is MSKNKDKLDFSSNPYFGDIGANINIDGEDNVVEELENQIIDKVTKIAENVAKEMSKESLPPLPANYQMYFERLLEKEDVGSRQKIQALIDLQSSNEDRVAFFEKTVKDGFKNIKQILELVALLYKNLQVSQNVSEKYVKDIANIDNKLVFNNMVKLFLKDLYSIKDKIDGELENLKNIYQDTTKIISSINENTIYDSQFGVYNKRYFLTLIDKEKELIEEFNHESTMLTLTLSKNIMNDVANKTIMLILLKSIAKLLLKTSRRSDILAYFGNGIFAMGLKNSDLQSAKKAAERLIETAKSTNIFSDGRDIVLELAIGVAKITPKKTTENIVQSSLIALNLALDEKVEFKIYPQDEIE